A window of Sandaracinaceae bacterium contains these coding sequences:
- the obgE gene encoding GTPase ObgE has product MRFVDEVELEVVAGDGGNGCVAFRREKFRPFGGPSGGDGGDGGDVILVGDDRLGTLMDFRYKKKLRAPRGEHGRGKDQYGKGGDDLRVAVPVGTQVYESATGELLADVAEVGEEVVIARGGRGGRGNIHFATPTDRAPRKAEPGEPGERLRLRFELKLLADVGLLGFPNVGKSTFIARVSRARPKIADYPFTTLVPNLGVVSRDLDRSFVVADIPGLIEGAAEGHGLGHRFLKHVERCRVLLHLVTLDPEPEREPARDFEVLMDELRRFDPELADRPMLVAVSKSDLPDVRDALEEIRAALAPREVLAFSAATGDGIEAVLDGLENLLAEHPDRPEPRTSPLLKGEGEEGEDEDGEGELEVEYVE; this is encoded by the coding sequence ATGCGATTCGTCGACGAGGTCGAGCTCGAGGTGGTCGCCGGCGACGGCGGCAACGGCTGCGTCGCGTTCCGCCGCGAGAAGTTCCGCCCGTTCGGCGGCCCGTCCGGGGGCGACGGGGGCGACGGAGGCGACGTGATCCTGGTGGGCGACGACCGCCTCGGGACGCTGATGGACTTCCGCTACAAGAAGAAGCTCCGCGCGCCCCGCGGCGAGCACGGGCGCGGCAAGGACCAGTACGGCAAGGGCGGCGACGATCTCCGGGTCGCGGTGCCGGTCGGCACGCAGGTCTACGAGTCGGCCACGGGAGAGCTGCTCGCCGACGTGGCCGAGGTCGGGGAAGAGGTCGTGATCGCCCGCGGCGGCCGCGGCGGGCGCGGCAACATCCACTTCGCGACCCCCACGGACCGCGCGCCGCGCAAGGCCGAGCCCGGCGAGCCGGGAGAGCGGCTGCGGCTGCGCTTCGAGCTCAAGCTCCTCGCCGACGTGGGCCTGCTTGGCTTCCCCAACGTGGGCAAGAGCACCTTCATCGCCCGGGTCTCCCGCGCGCGGCCGAAGATCGCCGACTACCCGTTCACCACGCTCGTGCCGAACCTCGGCGTGGTCAGCCGCGACCTCGACCGCTCCTTCGTCGTCGCCGACATCCCTGGCTTGATCGAGGGGGCCGCCGAAGGCCACGGCCTGGGCCACCGCTTCCTCAAGCACGTCGAGCGCTGCCGCGTGCTGCTGCACCTCGTCACGCTCGACCCCGAGCCGGAGCGCGAGCCGGCGCGCGACTTCGAGGTGCTGATGGACGAGCTCCGCCGCTTCGATCCGGAGCTCGCGGACCGGCCGATGCTCGTCGCGGTCAGCAAGAGCGACCTGCCCGACGTGCGCGACGCGCTCGAGGAGATCCGCGCCGCGCTCGCCCCGCGCGAGGTGCTGGCGTTCAGCGCGGCCACGGGGGACGGGATCGAGGCGGTGCTGGATGGCCTGGAGAACCTGCTCGCCGAGCACCCGGACCGGCCGGAGCCGCGGACCTCGCCGCTGTTGAAGGGGGAGGGAGAAGAAGGCGAGGACGAGGATGGCGAGGGCGAGCTCGAGGTCGAGTACGTCGAATAG
- a CDS encoding IgGFc-binding protein, translating to MTLRFLVLRSILCLVSLSACTTGGGQEDGGSPPPQDAGWRCEPGRGQCDGFTHFVCGEDGESRTEEELCAGRCTEDGCTVCTPGQWRCDGELSTRCTARGDWEVVRDCAAGGVSCGLSGACEDACGEAELEERNVGCEFFAAPLANLDELSFLVFDFRVVVANSGDAPARVRAFSGTRQIASVEVGPGRLEVLSLPWVEGQSVWSRRDGPFESFATASGAYRLESDVPVTVFQFNPYEYETEGRLSFSNDATLLLPTHVLTGDYVGVSYLPTAQQLPGYLALIGVRDGTEVEVTPTAPLAAERGGRFEASAAGETVRFTLDRGEVVHLLPARPPECTAERAARCEGDACFCEDRDHDLTGTRVSADHAVSMFGGHVCAFVPGDVGACDHLEAQLPPLDTWGKRFVATPLAPDGDDRRSILRLVAGQEGVLVRADPPLEGESEITIPVGGHRDFSIREAHTLSASRPFLAATFMVGQVDPPMTEVGDPSMTVLIPLEQLGDDYLFVAPSSFGDSGSHLALVRPAGVAVRLDGAPLDARWSPLGELEVARVQIPSGPHRLGADEPVSAISFGLGRFTSYAYPSGIHLARINLF from the coding sequence ATGACGCTTCGCTTCCTGGTGCTCCGGTCGATCCTCTGCCTGGTCTCTCTCTCGGCCTGCACCACCGGCGGCGGGCAGGAGGACGGCGGCTCCCCACCTCCCCAAGACGCGGGCTGGCGCTGTGAGCCGGGGCGCGGACAGTGCGACGGCTTCACCCACTTCGTCTGCGGCGAAGACGGCGAGAGCCGCACCGAGGAGGAGCTCTGCGCGGGCCGCTGCACCGAAGACGGCTGCACCGTGTGCACGCCCGGTCAGTGGCGCTGCGACGGGGAGCTCTCGACCCGCTGCACGGCGCGCGGCGACTGGGAGGTGGTCCGGGACTGCGCGGCCGGCGGCGTGAGCTGCGGCCTGTCGGGGGCGTGCGAGGACGCGTGCGGAGAGGCCGAGCTCGAGGAGCGCAACGTCGGCTGCGAGTTCTTCGCCGCGCCGCTCGCCAACCTCGACGAGCTGTCGTTCCTGGTCTTCGATTTCCGCGTGGTGGTCGCCAACTCGGGCGACGCGCCGGCGCGCGTGCGGGCCTTCTCGGGGACGCGCCAGATCGCGTCGGTGGAGGTGGGCCCGGGGCGGCTCGAGGTGCTCTCGCTGCCCTGGGTGGAGGGGCAATCGGTCTGGAGCCGGCGCGACGGCCCGTTCGAGAGCTTCGCCACCGCGAGCGGCGCCTACCGCCTCGAGAGCGACGTGCCCGTGACCGTCTTCCAGTTCAACCCGTACGAGTACGAGACGGAGGGCCGCCTGTCCTTCTCCAACGACGCGACGCTGCTGCTGCCGACCCACGTGTTGACCGGCGACTACGTCGGCGTCTCGTACCTGCCCACCGCGCAGCAGCTGCCCGGCTACCTCGCGTTGATCGGGGTGCGGGACGGAACCGAGGTGGAGGTCACGCCGACCGCGCCGCTCGCGGCCGAGCGGGGCGGCCGCTTCGAGGCCAGCGCCGCGGGAGAGACCGTCCGCTTCACCCTCGACCGCGGCGAGGTCGTGCACCTGCTCCCGGCGCGGCCCCCGGAGTGCACGGCCGAGCGCGCCGCGCGCTGCGAGGGGGACGCCTGCTTCTGCGAGGACCGCGACCACGACCTGACCGGCACCCGCGTCTCGGCCGACCACGCGGTCTCGATGTTCGGCGGACACGTCTGCGCCTTCGTGCCCGGAGACGTCGGCGCGTGCGATCATCTGGAGGCGCAGCTGCCCCCGCTCGACACCTGGGGCAAGCGCTTCGTCGCGACGCCGCTCGCGCCGGACGGGGACGACCGCCGCTCCATCCTGCGCCTCGTCGCGGGGCAAGAGGGCGTGCTGGTGCGCGCCGATCCGCCGCTCGAGGGTGAGTCCGAGATCACGATCCCCGTCGGCGGGCACCGCGACTTCAGCATCCGGGAGGCGCACACGCTGAGCGCCTCGCGCCCCTTCCTGGCCGCGACCTTCATGGTGGGCCAGGTCGACCCTCCGATGACCGAGGTCGGCGACCCTTCGATGACGGTGCTGATCCCCCTCGAGCAGCTCGGCGACGATTACCTCTTCGTGGCCCCGAGCTCGTTCGGAGACTCGGGCTCGCACCTCGCGCTCGTGCGCCCGGCGGGGGTCGCGGTGCGGCTCGACGGCGCGCCCCTCGACGCGCGCTGGTCGCCGCTCGGGGAGCTCGAGGTCGCGCGGGTGCAGATCCCGTCGGGGCCCCACCGCCTCGGCGCGGACGAGCCGGTCTCGGCCATCAGCTTCGGCCTCGGGCGCTTCACCTCCTACGCCTACCCGAGCGGCATCCACCTCGCGCGCATCAACCTGTTCTAG
- a CDS encoding PLDc N-terminal domain-containing protein: MDPWTIPAYAVPALEAVWVIGIAVYIILQRRSAPATFAWVFALAFLPIVGIAVYFWLGPRRYERRRTRRRRAASAIERSAKMDRDILDAAQHDSQLAKMICSTVGIAGAVRHAELTIFLDGKSKYDALEEAIANAAKVE, from the coding sequence GTGGACCCATGGACGATCCCCGCCTACGCCGTGCCTGCGCTCGAAGCCGTGTGGGTGATCGGCATCGCGGTCTACATCATCCTGCAGCGCCGATCGGCGCCGGCGACGTTCGCGTGGGTGTTCGCGCTCGCCTTCCTACCGATCGTCGGGATCGCGGTCTACTTCTGGTTGGGCCCGCGCCGATACGAGCGCCGCAGGACGCGGCGACGACGCGCGGCTTCGGCGATCGAGCGCTCTGCGAAGATGGACCGCGACATCCTCGACGCGGCGCAACACGACAGTCAGCTGGCGAAGATGATCTGCTCGACGGTCGGGATCGCGGGGGCGGTTCGCCACGCCGAGCTCACGATCTTTCTCGATGGCAAGTCGAAGTACGACGCGCTCGAGGAGGCGATCGCGAACGCTGCTAAGGTGGAGTAA
- a CDS encoding helix-turn-helix transcriptional regulator, with product MDFERLASELLRALRGKRSQVAFSRRLGFKSNVAYAWESGRRFPTAAEAMHAAVRCGHTLDVALLRYRQIHLGGRPLPDLEDPDDVAAFMRLLSGSAQTAELARRCGKNRHAVARWLSGETRVRLPDFLRFLQAVNRSALTFIDGFVSPATLPSAREQWARVQAMGSLLFDRPETLLVFVALGLATYRELPRHRAGWLAAQLGLTLPQERAALSALRDAGVIAWTGRRWRIDDASELDTRRYPQVVLDIKRFFAELGAQRIGARGEAFNYVLLSVEEHELEELLDMQRELIGRIRALAVRDRKATRPVLVNIQVAPLDAPDEGRLRNEEGG from the coding sequence ATGGACTTCGAGCGGCTGGCGAGCGAGCTCTTGCGCGCGCTGCGGGGCAAGCGCAGCCAGGTGGCGTTCAGCCGTCGGCTCGGCTTCAAGAGCAACGTGGCGTACGCGTGGGAGTCGGGGCGGCGCTTCCCTACGGCGGCGGAGGCGATGCACGCCGCGGTGCGCTGCGGTCACACGCTCGACGTCGCGCTGCTCCGCTATCGGCAGATCCACCTCGGGGGGCGGCCGCTGCCCGACCTCGAAGATCCGGACGACGTCGCCGCGTTCATGCGCCTCCTCTCGGGCAGCGCGCAGACCGCGGAGCTGGCGCGGCGCTGCGGCAAGAACCGCCACGCGGTGGCGCGCTGGCTCTCGGGCGAGACCCGGGTGCGGCTGCCCGACTTCCTGCGCTTCCTCCAGGCCGTCAACCGCAGCGCGCTGACGTTCATCGACGGGTTCGTCTCGCCGGCCACGCTGCCGAGCGCGCGCGAGCAGTGGGCGCGCGTCCAGGCGATGGGCTCGCTGCTCTTCGACCGGCCCGAGACCCTGCTCGTCTTCGTCGCGCTCGGCCTCGCGACCTACCGCGAGCTGCCGCGACATCGGGCCGGCTGGCTGGCCGCGCAGCTCGGGCTGACCCTCCCGCAGGAGCGCGCCGCCCTGAGCGCGCTGCGCGACGCCGGGGTCATCGCCTGGACCGGTCGGCGCTGGCGCATCGACGACGCGTCGGAGCTCGACACGCGTCGCTATCCGCAAGTCGTGTTGGATATCAAGCGCTTCTTCGCCGAGCTCGGCGCGCAGCGCATCGGGGCGCGCGGGGAGGCGTTCAACTACGTCCTGCTCAGCGTCGAGGAGCACGAGCTCGAGGAGCTGCTCGACATGCAGCGGGAGCTCATCGGGCGCATCCGCGCGCTCGCGGTGCGGGATCGGAAGGCGACGCGCCCCGTGCTGGTGAACATCCAGGTGGCGCCGCTCGACGCACCCGACGAAGGACGTTTGCGTAACGAAGAGGGGGGATAG
- a CDS encoding FHA domain-containing protein: MGEVSSSDPGTGPGRLGGRDSRFIHLDMGQRREGAVDARTMVLSLDALQAPFEALYLAHYRAMREIGRHVTEPGVALVAVHVPTCSLAGRAWVAAKPGQPTALIFGRHSRADLMVEDPGLSLRHLALVSHPPTGWEPGAMRFAVHDLRTASAFEDERGRRLEAIVAEGPALFSAGRHALFAFPTGDPSAWPELATDAWAMWPERVYVAERSAEPDRWRRGPHAAPRRTRDGQTLITSIPGVLRAEDRLRLDGEPSLGTLRISTERGQRRYEIGAAALARGVLVGRYPRCEGADLLTDAHVSRAHVLLLRVAERVWAIDTASTGGTSPASRPGQPRRVIALDEGPLVLGEHRATLEWVTPRAGDRSRS; this comes from the coding sequence TTGGGCGAAGTGAGCAGCAGTGATCCGGGGACCGGTCCAGGGCGGCTCGGGGGGCGAGACAGCCGCTTCATCCACCTCGACATGGGCCAGCGCCGCGAGGGCGCGGTCGACGCGCGCACCATGGTCCTGTCGCTCGACGCGCTGCAGGCCCCCTTCGAGGCGCTCTACCTCGCGCACTACCGCGCGATGCGGGAGATAGGCCGGCACGTCACGGAGCCCGGCGTGGCCCTCGTCGCGGTGCACGTGCCCACCTGCTCGCTGGCCGGCCGCGCCTGGGTGGCGGCCAAGCCCGGGCAGCCGACCGCGCTGATCTTCGGGCGCCACAGCCGCGCGGATCTGATGGTCGAGGACCCCGGCCTCTCGCTCCGCCACCTCGCGCTGGTCTCCCACCCGCCGACCGGCTGGGAGCCCGGCGCCATGCGCTTCGCGGTGCACGATCTGCGCACGGCGAGCGCCTTCGAGGACGAGCGCGGGCGGCGGCTCGAGGCGATCGTGGCCGAGGGCCCGGCGCTCTTCAGTGCGGGGCGGCACGCGCTCTTCGCCTTCCCCACCGGCGATCCGTCGGCCTGGCCGGAGCTGGCCACGGACGCGTGGGCGATGTGGCCCGAGCGGGTCTACGTGGCCGAGCGGAGCGCGGAGCCCGATCGCTGGCGGCGCGGGCCCCACGCGGCGCCCCGCCGCACGCGCGACGGCCAGACCCTCATCACGTCCATCCCGGGGGTGCTGCGGGCCGAGGACCGGCTGAGGCTGGACGGCGAGCCCTCGCTCGGCACGCTCCGCATCTCGACCGAGCGGGGCCAGCGCCGCTACGAGATCGGCGCCGCCGCCCTCGCCCGCGGAGTGCTCGTCGGCCGCTACCCGCGCTGCGAGGGCGCCGACCTGCTCACCGACGCGCACGTCTCCCGCGCGCACGTGCTCTTGCTGCGCGTCGCCGAGCGGGTGTGGGCCATCGACACCGCGAGCACGGGCGGCACGTCGCCGGCCTCGCGCCCCGGCCAGCCGCGCCGCGTGATCGCCCTCGACGAGGGCCCGCTCGTGCTCGGCGAGCACCGGGCCACGCTCGAGTGGGTCACTCCGCGTGCGGGTGACAGGAGCCGCAGCTGA
- a CDS encoding sulfatase has product MRRALFPLLFGLALVACGDSDEEAEIRPEGNDRPAQAADLVMQQDLLELSHLADIDHHGLFMDFGGPARAKYTVGNWGSGWGSDGADGDVTYTHVNDTGRIYFPVDEPGALTLRFHMKPVGSRRMQLFLNGASLEGVVLEEGEQFRHYDVTVPAERVRRGDNYLLLRFGGTSVVNGENVAVAMASLRVIEGTPAENERFAPPQWDTLVSAVELGGVERQALAFRAPTTLSYHLEVPEGGRLVFGVGAEGTGANLMARVRVTPEGGAPNEIFHARPERRWNDQALSLSSFAGQVVRLDLEVSGSGDGRVAWSGAGVMVPPPDAAPTPEPARNVVVLLIDTLRASKLRPYNAESRVQTPVLDRVAREGVLFEAAQSPENWTKPSCASVLTGLTPMTHGAKTSEARLSQNAEMVSEVFDQAGFATGSFIANGYVSDHFGFDQGWDSYTNFIRDGGSTEAENVFDSAGDFIEQHRDERFFVYVQTIDPHVPYDPPADYLRRYDDREYTGQVQPRRTPELLEDAKQGRVSFNASDRRRLEALHDAEISYHDYHLGQFLQRLESLGVADDTLFVITSDHGEEFLDHGSYGHGHSIFQELLGVPLIFHHPGRLPQGRRVSHAVSTMNIAPTILALTGVNGLSRAEGRSLVPDLLGQVVPGPQVAFSDFQDIRRVARAGRYKLVVRANLSSVMFDLEADPGETQERDVSDFPVAGRYARVMLGQFLGAQNRGQWLRARQDEVQSLEAGEAEMDEVTRAQLRALGYVQ; this is encoded by the coding sequence ATGCGACGAGCGCTTTTTCCGCTTCTTTTCGGGCTCGCCCTCGTGGCGTGCGGAGACTCCGACGAGGAGGCGGAGATCCGCCCCGAGGGCAACGATCGACCGGCCCAGGCCGCCGACCTGGTGATGCAGCAAGACCTGCTCGAGCTGAGTCACCTCGCGGACATCGATCACCACGGCCTGTTCATGGACTTCGGCGGCCCGGCCCGCGCGAAGTACACCGTGGGCAACTGGGGCTCCGGCTGGGGCAGCGACGGCGCGGACGGCGACGTCACCTACACGCACGTCAACGACACGGGCCGCATCTACTTCCCGGTGGACGAGCCGGGCGCGCTGACCCTCCGCTTCCACATGAAGCCGGTCGGCAGCCGCCGCATGCAGCTCTTCCTCAACGGCGCGTCGCTCGAGGGCGTCGTGCTCGAGGAGGGGGAGCAGTTCCGCCACTACGACGTGACGGTGCCGGCCGAGCGCGTGCGCCGCGGTGACAACTACCTGCTCCTCCGCTTCGGCGGGACGAGCGTCGTCAACGGCGAGAACGTCGCGGTGGCGATGGCGTCGCTCCGCGTGATCGAGGGCACCCCGGCGGAGAACGAGCGCTTCGCGCCGCCGCAGTGGGACACGCTCGTCAGCGCGGTGGAGCTCGGCGGGGTCGAGCGGCAGGCGCTCGCGTTCCGCGCGCCGACCACCCTCAGCTACCATCTCGAGGTGCCCGAGGGCGGCCGCCTCGTCTTCGGCGTCGGCGCCGAGGGCACGGGCGCGAACCTGATGGCGCGGGTGCGCGTCACCCCCGAGGGCGGCGCCCCGAACGAGATCTTCCACGCGCGCCCCGAGCGCCGCTGGAACGACCAGGCGCTGAGCCTCTCGAGCTTCGCGGGCCAGGTCGTGCGGCTCGACCTCGAGGTCTCGGGCAGCGGCGACGGCCGCGTAGCGTGGTCGGGGGCGGGCGTGATGGTCCCGCCGCCCGACGCGGCCCCCACGCCCGAGCCGGCGCGCAACGTCGTCGTGCTGCTCATCGACACGCTCCGCGCGAGCAAGCTCCGCCCCTACAACGCGGAGTCGCGCGTGCAGACGCCGGTCCTCGACCGGGTCGCGCGCGAAGGCGTGCTCTTCGAGGCGGCGCAGTCGCCCGAGAACTGGACCAAGCCGTCGTGCGCGTCGGTGCTGACCGGCCTGACCCCGATGACGCACGGCGCGAAGACCTCCGAGGCGCGCCTCTCGCAGAACGCCGAGATGGTGAGCGAGGTCTTCGACCAGGCCGGCTTCGCGACGGGGAGCTTCATCGCGAACGGCTACGTCTCGGATCACTTCGGCTTCGACCAGGGCTGGGACAGCTACACGAACTTCATCCGCGACGGCGGCAGCACCGAGGCGGAGAACGTCTTCGACTCGGCGGGCGACTTCATCGAGCAGCACCGGGACGAGCGCTTCTTCGTCTACGTGCAGACCATCGACCCGCACGTGCCGTACGACCCGCCGGCCGACTACCTGCGCCGCTACGACGACCGCGAGTACACGGGCCAGGTGCAGCCGCGCCGCACGCCGGAGCTGCTCGAGGACGCCAAGCAGGGTCGCGTGAGCTTCAACGCCTCGGACCGGCGCCGCCTCGAGGCGCTTCACGACGCGGAGATCAGCTACCACGACTACCACCTCGGGCAGTTCCTGCAGCGGCTCGAGTCGCTCGGCGTGGCCGACGACACGCTCTTCGTGATCACCTCGGACCACGGCGAGGAGTTCCTCGATCATGGCTCCTACGGGCACGGGCACAGCATCTTCCAGGAGCTGCTCGGCGTGCCGCTCATCTTCCACCACCCCGGTCGGCTCCCGCAGGGGCGGCGCGTGTCGCACGCGGTCAGCACGATGAACATCGCGCCGACCATCCTGGCGCTCACCGGCGTCAACGGGCTGAGCCGCGCGGAGGGCCGCAGCCTCGTGCCGGACCTGCTCGGTCAGGTCGTCCCGGGCCCGCAGGTGGCGTTCAGCGACTTCCAGGACATCCGCCGGGTGGCGCGGGCCGGCCGCTACAAGCTGGTCGTGCGCGCCAACCTGAGCAGCGTCATGTTCGATCTGGAGGCCGATCCCGGCGAGACCCAGGAGCGAGACGTGTCCGACTTCCCCGTGGCGGGGCGATATGCCCGCGTGATGCTCGGCCAGTTCCTGGGCGCGCAGAACCGCGGCCAGTGGCTGCGTGCCCGTCAAGACGAGGTGCAGTCGCTCGAGGCCGGTGAGGCGGAGATGGACGAGGTCACGCGCGCGCAGCTCCGGGCGCTCGGCTATGTTCAGTGA
- a CDS encoding CehA/McbA family metallohydrolase, translating into MTLLAHEKARYLRTPTLAAGEGGPELRVIACGPEGESLLAFPLEGEALGAPRELARQDVIVALGRGEQPLPVALDPSEAHSRGGWRVWITRGDGRTTVWASDGARDTRVWEAWGTAAAPYVAPAEGGAWVAFHHNVREDTGEPDLSKWVALRFVTDAGDVKAPSAPMTDRDRDREGEEQGWELPTLVVGDDGAVAIWGRGSHAFFRQDLTADGFSARAPIGSTGWGCRGRWVSALRDGARVITARREKPGVEIAFEALPAGGPPALEPAEVQLPERPHRDVPARPTGPDPAAKDGRRTLFGDIHQHSAHSDGCGTADEPYLRARYVYGDDFCALTDHESFIGKRIGEGEWAYLQEIANRHDEPGTFATLLAYEWTGRMYPGPGHKVVYLPPDGGPIVSRDDVPEGKELVARVKALGGFAVPHHVGWTGADEEAHDEEGQPVWEICSCHGCYLTADHPLGGRGDLRDQMVDAVMRRGKRFGFIACSDGHGLLYHHGVGRKRDPFRCGLTAVQAEDCTREAILSAIRERRCYATSGVPILLDLRAGPEEAPMGSALEVDGPVDVRAEVRCATELESLSLEGPDGPIATVSGQGRTHAVLEARVEPGWVYARAEQRDGEMAWSSPIFL; encoded by the coding sequence GTGACGCTCCTCGCGCATGAGAAGGCTCGCTACCTCCGGACGCCGACGCTGGCGGCGGGGGAGGGCGGCCCCGAGCTGCGCGTCATCGCCTGCGGCCCCGAAGGGGAGTCCCTGCTCGCGTTCCCGCTCGAGGGGGAGGCGCTCGGCGCGCCGCGTGAGCTCGCGCGACAGGACGTCATCGTCGCGCTCGGTCGGGGCGAGCAGCCGCTTCCGGTCGCGCTCGATCCGAGCGAGGCGCACTCCAGGGGCGGGTGGCGCGTGTGGATCACGCGGGGTGACGGCCGCACGACCGTGTGGGCGTCCGACGGCGCGCGAGACACGCGGGTCTGGGAGGCGTGGGGGACCGCCGCCGCGCCGTACGTCGCGCCGGCCGAGGGCGGCGCGTGGGTCGCGTTCCATCACAACGTGCGCGAGGACACCGGCGAGCCCGACCTGAGCAAGTGGGTCGCGCTCCGCTTCGTCACCGACGCGGGCGACGTGAAGGCGCCGTCCGCGCCGATGACGGATCGCGATCGAGACCGCGAAGGCGAAGAGCAGGGCTGGGAGCTGCCCACGCTCGTGGTCGGAGACGACGGCGCGGTGGCGATCTGGGGCCGCGGCAGCCACGCGTTCTTCCGCCAGGATCTGACAGCCGACGGCTTCTCGGCCCGCGCGCCCATCGGCTCGACCGGCTGGGGATGCCGGGGGCGATGGGTCAGCGCGCTGCGCGACGGAGCGCGGGTGATCACCGCGCGTCGCGAGAAGCCGGGCGTCGAGATCGCGTTCGAGGCGCTCCCCGCGGGAGGCCCGCCCGCGCTCGAGCCGGCCGAGGTGCAGCTGCCCGAGCGCCCGCACCGCGACGTGCCCGCGCGCCCCACCGGCCCCGACCCGGCGGCGAAGGACGGCCGCCGCACGCTCTTCGGCGACATCCACCAGCACTCCGCGCACTCGGACGGCTGCGGTACCGCGGACGAGCCCTACCTGCGCGCGCGGTACGTCTACGGCGACGACTTCTGCGCGCTGACGGATCACGAGAGCTTCATCGGCAAGCGCATCGGCGAGGGCGAGTGGGCGTACCTGCAGGAGATCGCCAACCGTCACGACGAGCCGGGCACCTTCGCCACGCTGCTCGCGTACGAGTGGACGGGCCGCATGTACCCGGGCCCTGGGCACAAGGTCGTCTACTTGCCCCCCGACGGCGGGCCGATCGTGAGCCGCGACGACGTGCCCGAGGGCAAGGAGCTGGTCGCGCGCGTCAAGGCGCTCGGCGGCTTCGCGGTCCCGCACCACGTCGGATGGACGGGGGCCGACGAGGAGGCGCACGACGAGGAGGGGCAGCCGGTCTGGGAGATATGCTCCTGCCACGGCTGCTATCTGACCGCGGACCACCCGCTGGGCGGGCGCGGCGACCTGCGCGATCAGATGGTCGACGCGGTGATGCGGCGCGGCAAGCGCTTCGGCTTCATCGCCTGCAGCGACGGCCACGGCCTGCTCTATCACCACGGCGTAGGGCGCAAGCGCGACCCGTTCCGATGCGGGCTCACCGCGGTCCAGGCCGAGGACTGCACGCGGGAGGCGATCCTGTCGGCCATCCGCGAGCGGCGCTGCTACGCGACCAGCGGCGTGCCGATCCTGCTCGACCTGCGGGCGGGCCCGGAGGAGGCGCCGATGGGCTCCGCGCTCGAGGTCGACGGTCCCGTCGACGTGCGGGCCGAGGTCCGCTGCGCGACGGAGCTGGAGAGCCTCTCGCTCGAAGGCCCGGACGGTCCCATCGCGACGGTGTCGGGGCAGGGTCGCACGCACGCGGTGCTCGAGGCGCGGGTCGAGCCGGGCTGGGTCTACGCGCGCGCCGAGCAGCGCGACGGCGAGATGGCCTGGTCTTCGCCGATCTTTCTGTAG